The Deinococcus koreensis genome window below encodes:
- a CDS encoding type II secretion system protein, producing MKNGTQGFTLIELLIVIAIIGILAAVLIPNVLNARKRANDTANNAFAGQVATWIAAADTAADTAAKQTTLKGVSDCLAAPLQAEGAPTALPASVSGCTVAYDATSGRYTIVSTSTNAVKVTKTY from the coding sequence ATGAAGAACGGAACCCAAGGCTTCACCCTGATCGAGCTGCTGATCGTCATCGCCATCATCGGCATCCTGGCCGCCGTGCTGATCCCCAACGTGCTGAACGCCCGGAAGCGTGCCAACGACACGGCCAACAACGCCTTCGCCGGCCAGGTCGCCACCTGGATCGCCGCCGCCGACACCGCTGCCGACACCGCCGCCAAGCAGACCACCCTCAAGGGCGTCTCTGACTGCCTTGCTGCGCCCCTGCAGGCTGAAGGCGCACCGACTGCGCTGCCCGCCTCCGTCTCCGGCTGCACGGTGGCTTACGACGCCACGAGCGGCCGCTACACCATCGTCTCGACCTCCACCAACGCGGTCAAGGTCACCAAGACCTACTAA